The genomic segment GGTGCAGTGTGCCCTCTTGGCACTTCCCCCATGGATAGTGTTGGTGGCTGTTTTCAGGAAGATGTTTTTCTTCCCTCACTTGCCCTGTGACCAGGGTGGCTCCAGTGATCTTTATAAAACTCACAAATCAAGTTGCTGTAATTACACACTTGCTTGTGTCTTGCCCCATCTGCAGTTGTGAATAATCATTTGACTGTAACTGCCCTTAAAACAGCCAGATGCGCCATTGTGAACCAAAGCTTTGTGCACACTGGAGGCGAGTAAGCCTcaccttgccccccccccccccaagtccttccttcctgtcccctGTGTGGGTGCAAGTGTCCTGTGAACACAGCCATGCTGTTGGGGCAGAAGGCAGGGAGGGCCTGTGCTGAGGTCACCTCCATGTGGCCAACACCCTTTGCAACCTCCCAGGGGGTGGCTGGGCCATAGCTCTAAAGATGAGCCTGGACTGTCTGAACACATAAAACTGTCTAAAAGGAAAACAGCTGGTCTGTCTTTCTTCCAGTGGTGGGGGTGCGGGGGGCAAGCATGAGCCCTGGACTGGCCAGCTCTCCCAGAGTCTTCCAGGGGCTAGGGCAGCATCCTAacccccaccctcctgcccaCGCTTTGAGGACAGGGCTGAGCCCTGAGCCTGCTATGCTGCCTATGTGGGGAAGATCAGTGGGTCCAAGACCCACACCCAACTCTCCCTGGGGCTCAGCACAAAGCTGGACATCCTGTAGAATAGCTCTGCTGGGATTCCCTGGGAGGGTTGCTCTGACTGGGCTAGTGCCCAGGTGCCCTCCTGGCCCTGTGCACCTGCAGTGAGGGCAGAGGGAGCCACAAACATACGTAGTTCAGCACGTTTATTCCAGCCCTTGGGGCCCAACTAGTCCAAAATAGATGGCGGGGGGTAGGAGGGGCAGGTGAAGGGGGAGCACAGGTCTCATGCTCTCTGCAGCTGCTATCTGAGTGTCCTAGAGCAGTGTGAAGACTGGAGAGCTCTGTTTTCTGCCCGTGATGGGGTCTGGTTTCCACTGCCCCAGGGGCCTAGGAAGGTGGGGAAGCCCCAGTTTCCTGCAGGATGTCACCTAGGGgctctggtgggggtggggatggagggtcCAGGAGCTCCACAGCCCCTGAGCCATCGAGGTGCTCCACCCTTTCGAACAGGATGAGCATCTCACAGTGCGGGGTCTGTGGGAACAGGTCCACGGCCACAGCCTTGACCGGCCGGAAGGGCATGCCCTTTACCCGGTTAGATGGGGCCCTGCAGAGGCTGAGGGAAGGAGTACCGCAGTCAGCTGCATGGATCCACAGGGGCTCCCATGCAGGTGAGGCTGGGTGCTGTCCCCTGCCCACCCAAACTCCATACTCACTCCACAAAATTGCCCATGGCTGCCCGGGGGCTGCAGGAGACGTACAGGAGCCGTCTGAGGTTCTCAGCTCTGCGGACAGCCAGGATCACCTTGGAATCTGGGGAGGCACAGACCCCTCAAGGCACAGTCCCCAAGGGCTCcccctggaggagggggtgggggccagaGGCCACACAGCCTAGTGTGCCACCCTCTGCCTGCCCACATTGCCCCAGGTGGAGACCACTCACGCAGGCCAGCACGCGGTGGGTCCAGGATGGCGACTAGCTGCTGGGAGGCCAGTCTGCTCACCAAGGGGGGCACCAGGTCCTCAGCTCTTCCACAGTGGAACTCGACGTTGCTCAACTCTGGAGGTGACACAGCAGCCCTGCCAGGGGGCCCAGAACACCCAAGCCCCACCCAGCTTCCCCACATCCAGGAGCTCCTGGAGGGTACCTCAGGAAAACCCTCCCCAGAGGGGCAGCCTTTCTGCCCTGCCACTGTGGGCCCAGGAGTCATGGGTGGGGCCCAGGTGCTGTGTCACGGATGCACAGGATATCTGCAGCCCCATGGCCCCCCACCCACCACGTGGCTCGCTGGCTCTCACCGTTGTCCAGGGCGTTCACCCGGGCATCCTCCACAGCCTCCTGGCTCAGCTCGACCCCCACAACTCTCTTCACCTTCTAGAGCAAGCACAGGGCACAAACTGATGACCTTCTAGGGGACAGTAAAGAGGATCTGGGACAGGCTAGGGGGTCACTGAGCAAATGACAACatagggtggggttgggggagtgtGTTCTTGGCTGGGCAGGAGGCTCACTCGGGCCAGGGCCAGGCCAATGGTGCCAGTTCCACAGCACACGTCCAGCACTGTGCTCCCTGCGTCCAGCTGGGCCCAATCCTGGATGACTGTGTAGAGCACCTCAGCTGCGGGTGTGTTCACCTGGGGCAAGAGCCAGAATGTCAAAGCAGCCCTGCCGCCCAGGTCAGCCTCCCCTCCTGACTCATCACCTGTACCCTGGGTGCTCATCCTCTTGGACAATCCCCTGGTCCAGTCCttcacctcctccccacctctaAAGGCCTGAGCACCCCAGGGCCCCTATGTCCACCAACCTCCCATCAACACCTCTCCTTCCCAATAGCTGGGACTGTGGGGCTACTGCAGCAGCAGGCACCATAGATGCCTCCAGAACCCCAGGGCCATTCCAACCCCTACCTTCCCACAGGGTTATCACCAGGGTCATCTAGTGACATATAACCTCTTTCagatctccttccttctctgtggtTCTGGTGGCCCCCAACGTGAATGCCCTCTCCCAAACCTCCACAGGCCAACCCCTCACGGCTGTCCTGGTCCCCAGTGGCTCTGCTACCTGGAAGAAGGCATGAGGGGAGATCCGGAAGGTCAACCCCAGCAGGTCCTCATAGATGCACTGGTCCCCAGCCACATGTTCCAGAGGCAGGCCCTCCTGGCTGGGGGTCTTTCTGTGGACAGTAGGGCAGGTCTCTCAGTGTCACCAGCCCTGGTAGGAACCTACCCACCCTATCTGGGCTACTACTCACCGCTGGCCCTCTTCCACAAAGTAGAGGCAGGTCACCCCGCTGGCCTTGCCTGGACCCGTTGTGAAGTGCTGTGCCAGAGAGGCCTTCAGCCCTGCTAATTCCTCAGGGCTCAGCTTCTGAAGCAAGTGGGAGAAAAGGCCTGTAAGGATGTCGAAGTCCACTCCGGCCCAGAAACCCATCCCCGAACAGCCCGCTCTCCAGAGACCTGTGGGTGGAAGTAGGCAATGGCCATGGCTTGGCCGCGGCGACTGGTACGCACGGTCAGCTGCTTCCAATGACCTGAGTATGTCTCCGGGTCATACGCAGAGTATGGAGTGGACCTGTGAGTGCCACAAACAGCCTGAGTCCCTAACACATCTGCCGACCAGGACCAAGCAAGCAGCCTCCCTGCTTTTTCCTCCAGCCACACCCACCAGACCAGAGTGGTAGGATGCTCCCCCGCCCACGCCCAAGGCAGAACCTGAGTTTTCTGCTCCCAGAATGCCTCAGGCTGTCCCGGAGCCACCAGCCACTCGTCCCTACCGGATAAACTCCTGGAAGGCCTTCACCACCTGCTTGGTGGCCGTAGGTATGTGCACAGTGTCGAAGGGGGCTGCTACAGCGCACGTACCGCCCTTGTACTTGCCAAGCCTGCAGCCTACCGTGTTGTCTTCCCCATCGACCCCTACGCCGACCAGAAACTCACACTTGTTACGATACTCAGTCTGCAAAGAGGCcagaggaagacagagacagGGCTACCCTCAAACTGCCCACCCAGGACCAGAGACCGACAATTACCAAGCACTTAATATACGTGAAAAGCAAGAGCGAAACAGGAAGAAGAGTGGAAGGAACAGGCAGGAAAAACTTCTGTAAGAGCAGAGGGCCTAACCTGCTGGGGTGACGGCTTGACCCCCTCTAGCGTGCAGCAAGCCTTGTTATGCTTTTGCCTCTGTGACAGTAGCCAGGGCAGCAGAGCACGGTTGGTGTTCCCAATTTCTCTGCAAGGTAAGGTGAGGTGGAAGGTGGACTCAGCCAACTGCCCATCCTCAGCTACCCTCCAAATGGCCAGGTGCCTGGGCCCCCACTTGGGACCTCATTGATCCAAGTGGTAACACAAGGGTCCTACTGGCCAGCGCCCCAGGACATCTGTACGCATGGGGCAAGCTCAGGAGGCCGCTTATGGGAGCTGTGCCAGGGGATGCTTTGACCCAACACTCACTTGGCTAGCTTCTGCAGCACCTGCTCACATTCCAGTCGCTTCCGCTCAAGCTGCTCTGCATAGGGCAAGGTCCAAAGAGGGGTCACTACATCAGCGATACAGGTGGCCTGGGAGGCTGGCGGCTCACCCTcgtcctctctctgcctcttcctggccATGGGATCAGCCTTCGGCCTCGCTAGGCGCACGCTGAGCGGGCGGCCCTTCCAGAGGGCGCCGTGCAGCACGCACAGGGCCTTGTCGCGCTCGGCGGCGCTACGGAATGTCACGAAGGCGCAAGGAGGCTGCCCGAAGAGTTTGGTCTTGTGGGGCTGCAGCCCAAAGCGGCCCAGGAAGCGCCGGACGTCGCTGAAGCTGGCATGGCGCGGTACGTTCTGCAGCTCCAACTTAAAGATCTCCGAGGTGAACAGGCCGGCCCGGATGTAGCTATAGGGCCCCGGCTGAACGCCCGGCCCCGCGGCCCCAGCGTCCAGATCCTTCTCCTGCTGGGGGCCCGGGGCCGCGGGGCTGCCCGGCGCGTTGGGGCTGTCCTGACCGGGGTCCCCCACGCGCGCCTGACCCTGCGTGGAGACAGCAGACAGGCGGGTTGGCCAGCGCCCGAACGCCCGGCCCTCTGTCTCAGCCACCCACCTCACCACCCGTCCCTAACTCCGGCGGAATTTCCCTTCCCCCTACTTCGCTGTCGGGCTCGTCACCCATCATCCACTCTGCGGCCTCGTCCAGGGCCTTGCAAACAGGGGGCGCGCGGTGAGCGGGTGCGACTCCGAGAGGCAGGCCTCGCTCCAGCCCGGGCGGAGGCAGGACTCCCTCGGTGCTCAGGTCCAGGTCTCAGGCATGGCCCGGGCCCCCCACTCTCCTTGCCGGTCACTCTCCCGTCCGCTGCCGGCGCGCGTATCCCAGACAGCGTGTCTTAATCGTCTCGGCTTCCGGCGACATCATCGCCTCGCGCCGCTGAGACCCCCCCTAGCCGCGCCTGCGAGCTCCAGGGGCGCGCGGCCGTGGGGCGGAAG from the Phacochoerus africanus isolate WHEZ1 chromosome 15, ROS_Pafr_v1, whole genome shotgun sequence genome contains:
- the TRMT2A gene encoding tRNA (uracil-5-)-methyltransferase homolog A, with amino-acid sequence MMGDEPDSEGQARVGDPGQDSPNAPGSPAAPGPQQEKDLDAGAAGPGVQPGPYSYIRAGLFTSEIFKLELQNVPRHASFSDVRRFLGRFGLQPHKTKLFGQPPCAFVTFRSAAERDKALCVLHGALWKGRPLSVRLARPKADPMARKRQREDEGEPPASQATCIADVVTPLWTLPYAEQLERKRLECEQVLQKLAKEIGNTNRALLPWLLSQRQKHNKACCTLEGVKPSPQQTEYRNKCEFLVGVGVDGEDNTVGCRLGKYKGGTCAVAAPFDTVHIPTATKQVVKAFQEFIRSTPYSAYDPETYSGHWKQLTVRTSRRGQAMAIAYFHPQKLSPEELAGLKASLAQHFTTGPGKASGVTCLYFVEEGQRKTPSQEGLPLEHVAGDQCIYEDLLGLTFRISPHAFFQVNTPAAEVLYTVIQDWAQLDAGSTVLDVCCGTGTIGLALARKVKRVVGVELSQEAVEDARVNALDNELSNVEFHCGRAEDLVPPLVSRLASQQLVAILDPPRAGLHSKVILAVRRAENLRRLLYVSCSPRAAMGNFVDLCRAPSNRVKGMPFRPVKAVAVDLFPQTPHCEMLILFERVEHLDGSGAVELLDPPSPPPPEPLGDILQETGASPPS